Part of the Flavobacteriales bacterium genome is shown below.
AAAACCGATCTGTTTGCCATCGGGACGCCATTGGGGAGCGAACTCGTTACCCGCATTGTTTGTGATACGGGTTTGCTTGGCACCGGTAATATCGGTCAGAAACAAATCTTTATTACCGCCGTTTTTTTCCAGGTCATAGGTGGCCACATCATATACGATGGAAGCACCATCAGGAGAAACGTCCATTCCTCCAATGCGATTGAACTTCCATAACATTTCCGGTGTCAGGTTCTGTTGTGCAAAAGAGGGGGAAAACAGGAGGGAGAAAATAACGGAAACAATGATATACTTTCTGATCTTCATTTTATTCCAATATGATTCGGGTTTAACAATAATAGCCGCCCCGAATTTACAATTATCTTTAAGAAAGTCATGAAATCCCCTAAGCTTTGGGCAAACCATACCTGAAGCAGGTAGTAAGATGATCATTCACCATACCACTGGCTTGCATGAATGCATAACAGATGGTGGTACCGCAAAATTTGAAGCCACGTTTTTTTAGATCCCTGCTCATGGCATCGGATTCGGCGGTGCGGGCGGGTACTTCAGACGGGCTGGAAAAATGATTTTTTTGTTGGGTATGTCCTACGAAGGACCAGATGTAAGCATCAAAGGATCCGAAAGACTCCTGAACTTTAAGAAATGCCTGGGCATTCACTATTGCCGATTGGATCTTCAAACGATTTCTGACGATGCCCTCATTATTCATCAGGCCTTTGATCTTGGACTGATCATATGCAGCGATAGCCTCTGGGTTGAATTGATCGAACGCCTGACGGAAATTTTCTCTTTTTCTAAGAATGGTCAACCAACTCAGTCCTGCCTGGAAGCCCTCCAGGAGCAGTAGTTCAAACAAGGCCTGGTC
Proteins encoded:
- a CDS encoding DNA-3-methyladenine glycosylase I, translating into MVRCPWCGNDPDYIRYHDEEWGKEQHSDQALFELLLLEGFQAGLSWLTILRKRENFRQAFDQFNPEAIAAYDQSKIKGLMNNEGIVRNRLKIQSAIVNAQAFLKVQESFGSFDAYIWSFVGHTQQKNHFSSPSEVPARTAESDAMSRDLKKRGFKFCGTTICYAFMQASGMVNDHLTTCFRYGLPKA